In the genome of Candidatus Cloacimonadota bacterium, one region contains:
- a CDS encoding GxxExxY protein, producing the protein MTDIMKLCDIIRETSFDLHKYLKNGHLEKVYENGLFHRLTKIGLNVKQQFPLKVYDEDGVLLGDFFADLFVENCLIIELKACRTLINEHTAQLLGYLRASRIEHGLLINFGSSRLQIKKYILNKR; encoded by the coding sequence ATGACAGATATTATGAAATTGTGTGATATAATTCGTGAAACGAGTTTCGATCTTCATAAATATCTTAAAAATGGTCATCTCGAAAAAGTGTATGAAAATGGATTATTCCATCGTCTGACAAAAATAGGATTAAATGTAAAACAACAATTTCCACTCAAAGTTTATGATGAAGATGGAGTTTTGTTAGGTGATTTTTTTGCTGATCTTTTTGTGGAAAATTGCCTGATCATCGAACTTAAAGCATGTAGAACTTTGATCAATGAACATACTGCTCAACTTTTAGGATATTTGAGAGCGTCCCGCATCGAACATGGTTTACTGATCAATTTCGGAAGTTCCAGATTACAAATAAAGAAATATATATTAAATAAAAGATAG
- a CDS encoding methylaspartate mutase yields the protein MSNAQNLKRIVATDCGSTTTKSILIEYIDGEYRQTVRGEAPTTVEKPLNDVTKGVINAVTELEELARLKYNDPSIKFIKDETIWISEKDGEGVDAYVSTSSAGGGLQMMVTGVVAKMTGESAERAALGAGAIVMDLIASNDQRPNYEKIERIRLLRPDMILMAGGVDGGTTKHVAEMGELVGAADPRPRLGSSYKLPIIYAGNTKARDIIKETLAEKVDLIITDNIRPTLEVENLGPARDKIHDLFMEHVMAQAPGYNKLTSWTVGPKNGKLQNIPIMPTPAAVGNIMKTIAKRHNIEVLGVDIGGATTDIFSVFTKDHVFNRTVSANLGMSYSISNVLATAGIKEILRWVPFDIDESELRNMIKNKMIRPTTIPQQLEELVLEQAIANEALKYAFLQHKEFAVGLKGGQKKREIADAFAQSTSGASIVNMMTLDLLVGSGGVVSHAPRRNQSVMMMLNGFLPEGITRLAVDSIFMMPHLGVLAEISEQAATEVFEKDCMIYLGTCVAPVGKIKPDKVALSANIDLPNGEKFKEDINFGEIRLIPLGVGEKAKAYLKPGKGLDLGAGKNQEIETELHGGVVGLVLDTRGRQPFVLPVDASERVPLLKKWMKALNAYPEEITK from the coding sequence ATGAGCAATGCTCAAAATTTAAAGAGAATCGTTGCCACAGATTGCGGCAGCACGACCACCAAATCGATTCTCATCGAATATATCGACGGTGAATATCGTCAAACCGTGCGTGGAGAAGCACCGACAACTGTAGAAAAACCACTCAATGATGTAACCAAGGGTGTGATTAATGCTGTTACGGAACTGGAAGAACTGGCTCGCTTGAAATATAACGATCCCAGCATTAAATTCATCAAAGATGAAACAATCTGGATCTCCGAAAAAGATGGTGAAGGTGTCGATGCTTATGTTTCTACAAGTAGTGCGGGTGGCGGATTGCAGATGATGGTAACGGGAGTTGTAGCTAAAATGACCGGAGAAAGCGCAGAACGAGCAGCCCTCGGAGCGGGTGCAATTGTGATGGACTTGATCGCCAGCAATGACCAGCGTCCGAATTATGAAAAGATTGAAAGAATCCGTCTATTGCGACCTGATATGATCTTGATGGCTGGCGGAGTCGATGGCGGAACAACCAAGCATGTTGCGGAGATGGGAGAACTCGTTGGAGCTGCTGATCCTAGACCTCGACTTGGTTCGAGTTATAAACTTCCGATCATTTATGCCGGAAACACTAAAGCGCGTGATATCATCAAAGAAACTCTTGCCGAAAAAGTAGATCTGATCATAACCGATAATATCCGACCCACTCTGGAAGTAGAAAATCTCGGTCCTGCCCGTGATAAGATTCATGATCTTTTTATGGAACATGTGATGGCTCAAGCTCCCGGCTACAACAAACTGACGAGTTGGACTGTTGGTCCTAAAAACGGAAAACTGCAAAATATTCCGATCATGCCGACTCCGGCAGCGGTTGGAAACATCATGAAGACAATTGCCAAAAGACATAATATAGAAGTTCTAGGAGTTGATATTGGCGGAGCAACAACCGATATTTTCTCGGTTTTCACCAAAGACCATGTTTTTAATCGAACCGTGAGTGCAAATCTTGGCATGAGTTACAGTATTTCCAATGTGCTGGCAACTGCCGGAATCAAGGAAATCCTGCGTTGGGTACCGTTTGATATCGATGAATCCGAACTGCGTAATATGATCAAAAACAAGATGATCCGTCCCACCACAATTCCGCAGCAATTAGAAGAGCTGGTTCTGGAACAGGCAATCGCTAACGAAGCCTTGAAATATGCTTTTCTCCAACACAAAGAATTTGCTGTTGGTCTAAAAGGAGGACAGAAAAAACGCGAAATTGCTGATGCTTTTGCTCAATCGACTTCAGGTGCAAGTATCGTTAATATGATGACTTTAGATCTTCTGGTTGGAAGTGGTGGAGTTGTTTCTCATGCTCCAAGAAGAAATCAATCAGTAATGATGATGTTGAACGGATTCCTGCCGGAAGGAATTACCAGACTTGCTGTTGACAGTATTTTTATGATGCCCCATCTTGGTGTTTTGGCTGAAATTAGCGAACAGGCAGCCACCGAAGTTTTTGAGAAAGATTGTATGATCTATCTCGGGACATGTGTTGCTCCGGTCGGAAAGATAAAACCTGATAAAGTTGCTCTTAGTGCAAATATTGATCTTCCAAATGGAGAAAAATTCAAGGAAGATATTAATTTCGGTGAGATCAGACTCATTCCTCTTGGCGTTGGTGAAAAAGCAAAAGCTTATCTCAAACCAGGAAAAGGACTCGATCTTGGAGCTGGTAAAAACCAGGAAATAGAAACAGAACTGCACGGAGGAGTTGTCGGATTAGTTCTCGATACTCGTGGAAGACAACCATTCGTTCTTCCGGTCGATGCATCTGAAAGAGTTCCGCTTCTAAAAAAATGGATGAAAGCACTGAACGCTTATCCTGAAGAAATAACGAAATAG